GACTAGGTGTACACCAACCACCATACGCTTTTaatgctttcaaaaatgttgtttttccGCAACACGCGGTTCCTGTAATGTACTTAGGTTTTGTGGTTGAGCTATCGTTGCTTTTTTCAACGATCTTGTCTTTCAAGTTCAGTCCTGATTGTTGCAAGTAGTTTTTAAAAGGTGCATTTTCTGTATTCTTTAGTAAAGTTAACAAGTCGTCTGTCCACAATTCGGTAATGAACGCGttctcaattattttcattttttcgtaaaaagttATCAGCTTGGATCCGTACTTGTACAAACATGGCGCAACTGCTAAACCACTACTGCAGACATTTTCATTAACTTGGTCATCGTATTCAAATATCAAACGATGTACTATGCCTTCCCACGATGCTGGTGTTTTCAAAACTTGTACTGCCGATTGTTGATTTTCTTTGTaaatctgtaaaaatttgaaagcggATGGCAATATTAGGTATCTAGGATTTTTCGGATGTCGCAGCGTTAGCGACACATCACACTCATCCAAGTACGCAATCAGAGCATTCAACAGCGTCGAATTCAAAGCATTCACTGAACTTCGAGACCAACGCAAAACGAATGTGAAAAAAGCAAATACAAACGAATCTTCCAATTTGTCATTGTCGCCGTCGTCGTCGAGATTTAGGGCCATTACAGCGTTTTGAAATTCCACGTATTCCGGATCGTTTAGAGatacagatttttgaatcacATCTGTCGAAGTAGACTGCGAAAAACACTCGTCATCTTCGATAATTACAGAATAACACGTTCGAAATCCATCTATTTTATCCTTAGGGTCGTCGTTGTCGTTACCATcggtttgaatgaaattttcattgaattccAATAAGCTCTCTATGTTTTTCAGCGGATGATAGGGCTCGTTTATGCTGTATAATTGTTCTCGTATAGCGTGGATTTTAGTCAGTTTGGTCCGAATCGTAGTATCCGTTTTGGATGGTATTACAGCGTACGTACAGTTGAAATTGTAATCTTTTACGGTATCATCGTCTTCGTATTTGTTACTGTAGCGGTTATTTGCGACTGCATTACTGCGGGCTTTAAGATCAGTTTTACAATCgttagacattttttcaaaactctgctgATGGCATACCTCTGCTGTACTTGAAGAACACGAATACGAGTATCACTAGCTAGCACGGTACTGAATTTTCCAACGCGAAAGACGAATTTGAAGTAAATCAAATCACCATCAAGATAGCGAGTCAGGATGCTGAGTTACAAGCTTGATTTATAACCTATGTTTATGCGGCGCACGTAGTGcgtaaaattatagaaaaattatcAGTTTATTGTTAAATTATTGTAGATACGGGGTGGGCGATAAGTACCTAGACAGCTATCGCAAAATACATAGAAACTATCTCGGTAAATCTTGGGTAAATCGCCCACCCGGTATGTACGTTTGTGAGTGATAAGTATCATGGACTATTGGACCATGAACCTTGAAATTCTCACATCGTCATACGcgatagaaaaaataattcttctcCATTGCGGATTTCACACGATCCCACTCTCGAATCCAAATACTCTcagatgattttaatttttataattttataagaTGGAAAATTGCAGCCAAAACTCAGCAaaagaacattaatttttatCACCGAGAGAAAATATTGACATGTTTTTGTTTACAAACACAAacattgattgattgattttgagAACGGAACCGAACGGAACGGAACTCTATACAGAACCATAACGGAACGGAAACGTTCACACTCCGAAGTTTTCTTTCTTTAGATGGCcgcttttttctcaaagttgccaaaaatcatCAGCTTTCAAAGCCAACAGAAGtttgcatttttcgattcttctcAAAAAGAAAACTTGGAAACTCGTTTTCGGTAccgaaaaatcttttttaaaaacgtttttgagtaattttagatcctaataaatttacaaataacctaattaaaataaattttgtgctAAAAGTTATCATTTTCTCAGTTTGCGCTAGTTAAAATGGCCCTTCACGTTCCTAAAGCTCCTGGGTTCGCCCAGATGTTGAAAGAAGGCGCACGGGTATGAATCAATCTTCgttattttctacatttttctttGCAGCTGTTGAAGGAATTTAATTTCTTATCTGTACGTCAATATTTTAATCAACGATGATCTCTTTCACAGCATTATTCCGGTCTGGAAGAAGCCGTTTTCCGTAACATCCACGCCTGTAAGCAATTCGCTGATACCGTACGAACTGCGTATGGTCCTAATGGAATGAATAAGATTATCATCAATCATATCGAAAAACTATTTGTCACCAATGATGCTGCTACGATTATTAAAGAATTAGAGGTAAATGTCGCTCATCTTGTTTGAAGGATTACGACTTGACTCGATTCTATGTGTATTGATGATTCATTTTACGTAGGTTGAACATCCAGCTGCAAAGATAATCATTTTAGCATCTCAAATGCAAGAACAAGAAGTAGGCGATGGAACAAACTTCATTATCATTCTGGCAGGAGCTTTGTTACAAGAAGCCGAAGATCTATTAAGAATGGTATGCGGTTCGACCTCGTAATTATTAAATCTCTCTTTTGTATTCAACTAACGTGGTATTTATTCAGGGTCTTACGCCTACGGAAATCACATTGGGTTACGAATTAGCTGCCgaaaaagctttagaaattttacCGTCTTTAGTATGCTACGAAGTAAAGGACTATAAGAATAAAGAACAAGCTGCAAAGGGTATTAAAACATCAATTATGAGTAAACAATTCGGAAACGaagaatttttatcgaatttgatCACCGATGCTTGCAGTAAGTTGCGAATGATCTACTCtgaatgtaattatttttagagAATTCTAATTATTCGTTTTTGCAGTTTCAATTCTCCCTGAAGATGGTGCTTTCAACGTTGATAGCGTGCgagtttgcaaaattttggttaGTGGAATTGgaattgttttcatttattgTATCAGTGTAAAGAAGGCATTAAGAATCTTGATATTTTTGCAGGGTTCTGGTTTACAAAACTCTTCCGTCGTACATGGAatggttttcaaaaagaatatcGAAGGAACTACCACGAAAAAGGGCCCAGCAAAAGTGGCAGTTTTTACTTGCCCGGTTGATATTGCTACCACCGAAACGACCGTGAGTTATATTCTTCCGTTTCGAGAAGTAGATTATTTCACGCactaaattcaactttttttctctttccagGGAACTGTATTGATTAAATCTGCCgacgaattgatgaaattcagtCGTGGCGAAGAGAACCTCTTGGAAGAGCAAATTAAATCATTATCCGAAGCCGGTGTCGATGTTGTCGTTGCTGGAGGCAAATTCGGCGATTTAGCTTTACATTACATGAATAAATACAACATGATGGCCGTTAGTCTTCAAAGTAAATTCGATGTTAGACGAGTCTCGAAAACTGTCAACGCTACTGCTCTACCGAAAGTGGTTCGTTTGATATCTTCCATTTTGATTTATCGAGTTTTTTCAAATCCCGTGTTAATTTTTGTGACTTTCGAATAGATAACTCCCAGTAAGGAAGAATTAGGCTACGCCGATTCCGTTTATATCGACGAATTAGGAGATACCCCGGTAGtcgtttttaaacaaaatggTAACAATACTCGCGTATCTACCATTGTTATTCGTGGTGCTACTGATAACTACATGGATGACATCGAACGAGCTATCGACGATGGAGTTAATACCTTCAAAGGCATCACTCGTGTAAGTTTATTCAACTCTTCATTTTAAGTTACTCTCCATTTCAATCGAGTAATGTAATATTGCTATTCAGGATGGAAGATTCGTCCCAGGTGCTGGCGCCACTGAAATCGAACTCGCTTTGAAAATCGCCCAATACGGAGATTCACTTTCCGGATTAGAACAATACTctgtgaaaaaattcgccaCAGCTTTGGAAAGTTTTGTAAAAACGTTGGCCGAAAATACCGGCGTTAAAGCGAAAGAAGTCATCTCGAAGCTTTACGCTACCCATAACGAAGGCAAACAAACATACGGATTTGATATCGAGGTATTTcctattcatatttttttttctctcaaaactcCCATCATATTAAACATGGCTTTGTTTCATTTCTAGGGCGAAGGTCCAAACTGTATCGATGCTAGCGAAGCTGGTATTTTGGATTTATATTTAACCAAATACTGGGGTTTGAAATACGCTACGCAAGCTGCCTGTACTGTATTAC
This region of Planococcus citri chromosome 5, ihPlaCitr1.1, whole genome shotgun sequence genomic DNA includes:
- the CCT8 gene encoding T-complex protein 1 subunit theta — encoded protein: MALHVPKAPGFAQMLKEGARHYSGLEEAVFRNIHACKQFADTVRTAYGPNGMNKIIINHIEKLFVTNDAATIIKELEVEHPAAKIIILASQMQEQEVGDGTNFIIILAGALLQEAEDLLRMGLTPTEITLGYELAAEKALEILPSLVCYEVKDYKNKEQAAKGIKTSIMSKQFGNEEFLSNLITDACISILPEDGAFNVDSVRVCKILGSGLQNSSVVHGMVFKKNIEGTTTKKGPAKVAVFTCPVDIATTETTGTVLIKSADELMKFSRGEENLLEEQIKSLSEAGVDVVVAGGKFGDLALHYMNKYNMMAVSLQSKFDVRRVSKTVNATALPKVITPSKEELGYADSVYIDELGDTPVVVFKQNGNNTRVSTIVIRGATDNYMDDIERAIDDGVNTFKGITRDGRFVPGAGATEIELALKIAQYGDSLSGLEQYSVKKFATALESFVKTLAENTGVKAKEVISKLYATHNEGKQTYGFDIEGEGPNCIDASEAGILDLYLTKYWGLKYATQAACTVLQVDQIILAKRAGGPKPQQGPMDDD